The Chloroflexota bacterium genome has a segment encoding these proteins:
- a CDS encoding sugar ABC transporter permease, whose protein sequence is MRKDRKKIVIPFLAPAGILYIVFFIYPAIQALIVSMYDWSGFTPTRTFIGLANFQELLGDKVYWGTLRFTLLILIAGGVLIFGIAFLFTGILSSGIRGKKVLRAVLFFPNVVATVALATLWAFIYNRNFGLLNGFFDLIGLEGLSKTTWTGPNLIPWAVIVALVWIYVGFYVVLLLAGVDKISPELFDAAKVEGANQLQIFVRITIPLLWDVLTIAIVLWGIGAIKQFEFMYAFAGIRPPRPIWTTAVYMYILSFGKRDAVFRMGYGTAVAVTLLILVAIFVLVSRRLMRRDPIEF, encoded by the coding sequence ATGCGCAAGGACCGAAAGAAGATAGTGATCCCGTTCTTGGCGCCGGCCGGCATCCTATACATCGTCTTTTTCATCTACCCCGCTATTCAGGCGCTGATCGTCAGCATGTATGACTGGTCCGGGTTTACGCCAACCCGGACCTTCATCGGCCTGGCAAACTTCCAGGAATTGCTTGGCGACAAGGTGTATTGGGGTACGTTGCGTTTCACCCTGCTCATTCTGATTGCCGGTGGTGTGTTGATCTTTGGCATCGCTTTCCTGTTTACCGGTATTCTGAGTTCAGGCATACGCGGCAAGAAAGTGCTCCGGGCGGTGCTTTTTTTTCCCAACGTAGTGGCCACGGTAGCCCTGGCAACACTCTGGGCATTCATCTATAACCGCAACTTTGGCCTCTTGAATGGCTTCTTTGACCTGATTGGCCTGGAGGGGCTGTCCAAGACCACATGGACCGGTCCCAATCTGATTCCCTGGGCCGTCATCGTGGCGCTGGTATGGATCTACGTTGGTTTTTACGTAGTTTTGCTGCTGGCCGGCGTGGACAAGATATCACCAGAGCTATTCGACGCCGCCAAAGTCGAGGGTGCCAATCAATTGCAGATCTTCGTCCGGATCACCATCCCCCTTCTCTGGGATGTGCTCACGATAGCGATCGTGCTGTGGGGCATCGGCGCTATCAAACAGTTCGAGTTCATGTACGCCTTCGCCGGCATTCGCCCTCCACGCCCGATCTGGACTACCGCCGTATACATGTACATTCTTTCTTTCGGCAAGCGGGATGCCGTATTCCGTATGGGCTATGGCACGGCAGTGGCCGTTACGTTGCTCATCCTGGTGGCCATCTTTGTTCTGGTCTCGCGACGACTGATGCGCCGCGACCCGATCGAGTTCTAG
- a CDS encoding extracellular solute-binding protein — protein sequence MNTPRTFLLILLTLALLLSACAAPAAAPQAFPVADAPAAAEGEISGDLVYWVMWNEGEPEQMVIAETVAEFEKAYPNVNVEVTWAGREVLTKVRSALLAGTQLDLVDHAADELNAALMKNDLTTPLDNLLTEQAYGEDVQFSDVFVPGVLEPYKVDGEVVFIPYQIITSAFWYDENFFSENGLSVPETWDELMQMCETLKGQDKACFAQDGTVDFYNAYFFYWLAERVMGPGAWHNAVSDTTGAAWDDPGWLKVAQMVQEPAEKGYFMPGWDGNIWPAGQVAWSQGDAAAILVGSWVPNETKQTAKPDFKYRGFLFPEVEGGKGKMTEMESYLIGWVIPKDAQNAAAAREFMKFSMQKQFREKSVEEGKNMSARADVPIPDVLPDVKDWFDANTLLFKPYDGVQSDFPSWWISIFLPLDDQLITQQITAEEFIETLKAETVDYWSKPTPTPERDR from the coding sequence TCAGGCATTCCCAGTCGCAGATGCGCCGGCTGCAGCCGAGGGCGAGATCTCCGGCGACCTGGTCTACTGGGTCATGTGGAACGAAGGCGAACCGGAGCAGATGGTCATCGCCGAGACTGTTGCGGAGTTTGAGAAGGCATATCCCAACGTTAACGTCGAGGTCACATGGGCAGGGCGTGAAGTGCTGACGAAAGTTCGTTCGGCGTTGCTGGCCGGCACGCAGCTCGACCTGGTTGATCACGCTGCGGACGAGCTCAATGCAGCGCTGATGAAAAACGACCTGACTACGCCACTCGACAATCTGCTTACAGAACAGGCTTATGGAGAGGATGTCCAGTTCAGCGATGTCTTCGTCCCCGGTGTGCTGGAGCCCTACAAGGTGGATGGAGAGGTTGTGTTCATCCCCTATCAGATCATCACCTCAGCCTTCTGGTATGACGAGAACTTCTTTTCAGAAAACGGCCTGAGTGTGCCTGAGACCTGGGATGAACTGATGCAGATGTGTGAGACGCTCAAGGGTCAGGACAAGGCCTGCTTCGCCCAGGATGGCACGGTCGACTTCTATAACGCCTACTTCTTCTATTGGCTGGCTGAACGCGTCATGGGTCCTGGTGCATGGCATAACGCCGTCTCTGATACCACCGGCGCGGCCTGGGATGATCCGGGCTGGCTCAAGGTAGCCCAGATGGTGCAGGAGCCGGCTGAAAAAGGCTATTTCATGCCCGGATGGGATGGGAATATCTGGCCGGCCGGCCAGGTGGCCTGGTCACAGGGTGATGCAGCGGCGATCCTGGTGGGAAGCTGGGTGCCAAACGAGACCAAGCAGACCGCTAAACCTGACTTCAAGTACCGCGGTTTTCTCTTCCCTGAGGTGGAGGGTGGCAAGGGTAAGATGACCGAAATGGAGTCTTATCTGATTGGCTGGGTGATACCCAAGGATGCTCAGAATGCAGCCGCGGCCCGGGAGTTCATGAAGTTCAGCATGCAGAAGCAATTCCGCGAGAAGTCGGTTGAAGAGGGCAAAAATATGTCGGCGCGGGCGGATGTGCCCATCCCCGATGTGCTGCCCGACGTCAAGGACTGGTTTGACGCCAACACGCTGCTGTTCAAGCCCTACGATGGTGTTCAGTCCGACTTCCCGTCGTGGTGGATATCGATCTTCCTGCCGCTCGACGACCAGCTGATCACCCAACAGATCACAGCTGAGGAGTTCATCGAGACTCTCAAGGCAGAAACTGTGGATTACTGGTCGAAGCCGACGCCGACGCCGGAGAGAGACCGCTAG